GCGGGAATGATCGTACGCCGCAATATCGCGGACGAGCGCGGTATGAGTTTCTGGGAAGCCGATCCGCGCAGCGACCTGCTGCAACGCAGAACCAGCTCGGTGGTGGTCGAAGAGCGCAACGAACGCCTTGGCCAGAAACCCGCAACCGTACTGCTTACGGGTCTCGTGGGTGCTGGAAAGACGACCATCGCCTATGCACTGGAACGTCGGCTCTTCGACGCTGGGCGGGCGGTTCAGGTGCTGGATGGAGAGAACTTGCGACTGGGCATCAGTCGCGATCTGGGTTTCAGTTCAAACGAGCGTTCAGAGAACCTGCGGCGGGCGTCCGAAATCGCCCGGCTCTCAAATCACGCGGGACTGATCTGCATCTGCTCGCTGCTTGCACCCAGCCGAAGCGCCCGGGCAAAGGCTCGGGACCTGATCGGCGCCGAGCGCTTCTTCGAGGTTCACCTGACTGCACCGATCGAACTTTGCCGGGAGCGGGATCCAGCGGGTATGTACGAGCGGGCCGACAGCGGGGAGATCCGCTCCTTTCCCGGAGTAACCGCTCCATACGAGGCACCCGAGAATCCCGACCTGGAACTTTCGACCGACCAGATCGACGTCGATGTCTGTGTGGATCGGATCGTTCGCATGCTTTCACAGCGCGGCGTGATCTCCTGACGTCCGGCCTATAGAAGCGCGGACTCGTCATCTGCATTCGCCACGCGAATGCTGCGGTAGGCACACTCGCCGACTCCGCGCTGAAAGATGGCAACGGCGATGCTCAGGTAGTCGTGGCTTGGAATCGAATCCTCGCGCAGTGCGGACCTCACCTGAAGCCTCGTCGTAGACCGAGTCCGAATTGAGTCGCGCGCCTCCGCGATCGAGCCAATCGTTCGGAAAGTAGTTTCCAAAGAGCAATCTTCCACTGCGTTTCGCGACAACCGTGTTCGAGTTGCGCGGGAACGAGATGATCTCACCGTCGCTTCCGATCTTCGTCCAGATCTGGTTCCGAGGCTGAATCCAGATATCGAGCGGACGGCTTGCGTAGACGCAACCGACGGCCAGGTAGCTGACCTGATCACCTTCGAGCAGATCCACACCGCTGTCTCGCGAGGGCGGTTCCGTTGCGGGCAGGTCGATCCACGCGCGAGCTGCGTTCAGACCGTCGGGCAGCCGGGCAAGTGCATCCTCGAGTTCGCGTCGAAAGACCTCCCGATTGGGCGGCCCGGTTCGTCGCCCGGCCAGGCGACGGCCCAGCAACCTCAGCCCGAGTCACGTGGCGACTGTCAGATCTGTCCACATTCTGGCCATTGCGGAATCAGAGTAGCAGGCGGTGAGGGAAGTCCAGCCCGCGAAGACCGGTCATGCGAGCCTTGGAGCAGCTACACGAAAGAATGTCAGTTTCATTCCAAAGCCTTCCGGAACGAAGACTTGAGTTGCCTTCTGCACCTGAGTTGCCGCTCGCGGGTCGGTCGCCGGGTGACCGTCATCACACCACACCGACGACAAGTCACTTATCCGCATTCTTTATGTCTTTGTTGCCTTTTGGGGGGAAACGCCGGACAACGCTCGGCGTTCGAGTCCTTTGCCGCCTGATCTTGATCTTCTGGTGTGCCTCGGCGCAAACCGGAAGCGCGGACGTTCGGCGGCTCGAACCCGATCCGGTGACACCTCTGGCAACTCAGGGCCTGTTCGTGGTCTATGAACCCAGCGTCGACTCCGTTGACGGCTATCGAGTCTATTTCACCGAGATCACCTACCCCGGGCGGGTCACGATGATCGATGTGGGCCTTCCAATCGCGAGCTCGGTTTTGGGTGAATTGTTGTGGTTCGATGCAGACCCGGCGATCTACAAGGTAGAGATGTCCGCGTACATCTCGTTCTCCGGCGGCCTCGTCGAGTCGGCGCGCTCGAATGCGCGATGGGTCCTCGTCCCTTTCGAGATCGCGACACCGGAAGCCGAAACACCGCCCGAGGATCCGACTCCGCCAATCGAGGATCCGGCTCCGGCTTCAACGTCGAACATCCCATCTTCAGACGGCGATCCACGTCTCCTCCACTGGTGGAATTTCGGCGCCAGCCCTGACGATCCCGGTCGCGACTTCGGGAATTCATCAAACGTCGTGAACCTGGATGCGTTGGCGATCGACGCTGCGGATATCCAATACACCGTCGACGGAAGCTATGCGACCTTGGACGGGGACGGTCAGAGATTCGAGAATCGTACCCAACTACAGCTGGGCATCGCTGACGAGTGGACCCTCTCGCTCTGGTTACGACCGGATTCGGCCCTGCAAAGCGCCCATCTGTTCCAGGCCCGAGGTGCCTACCGGCCGGAAGCCGACGAAATCTCGCTGCGCATCAACGGTGGAATCTCCCCCGCTTCCATCGGCATCGATGGATGGGACTCCAACGGCGAACTGGCGCTGAGCTACGAGTTCCCGTCGCCGTTTTCATCGGGTCGCTGGTCACACGCCGTGGTGCGCTACGACGGCAGTCGCGTGCGCTTCGATGTCGATGGCGAGTCCTTTGCCCCCACGGCTGAGAGCGTCGTGTCTTATCGATCCCTGAGTTCCGGTCCGCGCTTCACGGCAGTCGGTGCAGCCGTCGGCGGCGCGAACGGATTCTCCGGAGCGCTGCATTCATTTTCGATCTGGAACACGGCACTTGCGGACAGCGAAGTGGATCAACTCTTCCAGGGTGGTATGGGCTTCGAATTGAATTCCACGCCCCTGGTGTCGAGTGGCCAGGCAGACTCGTCGATCGAGCAACCGGATTCAGGTGGAACTGCAGTCATCGAGCTACCGGCTCCGAGTGAGAGCGAAAGCGATCCGGTTCCACAAAGACTGCACTGGTGGCGCATGGGCTTCGAAAGCGATGATCCGGGCCGGGACTTCGGCGACGCGGCTCAGCTCATTTCGCTGGACTCTCCAGACGATCCAATCGATTCGGCCGACGTGCACACGACAGCGGGCGGGGCGTACGCTGACTTCGACGGCGTTCGGGAGCGTCTCGTGAGCGAACCGAAGCGGCAAATCGGAATCGCCGATCGCTGGGCTCTTTCGGCCTGGTTCAGACCCGACGATCTCTC
This portion of the bacterium genome encodes:
- a CDS encoding LamG domain-containing protein, producing MTPLATQGLFVVYEPSVDSVDGYRVYFTEITYPGRVTMIDVGLPIASSVLGELLWFDADPAIYKVEMSAYISFSGGLVESARSNARWVLVPFEIATPEAETPPEDPTPPIEDPAPASTSNIPSSDGDPRLLHWWNFGASPDDPGRDFGNSSNVVNLDALAIDAADIQYTVDGSYATLDGDGQRFENRTQLQLGIADEWTLSLWLRPDSALQSAHLFQARGAYRPEADEISLRINGGISPASIGIDGWDSNGELALSYEFPSPFSSGRWSHAVVRYDGSRVRFDVDGESFAPTAESVVSYRSLSSGPRFTAVGAAVGGANGFSGALHSFSIWNTALADSEVDQLFQGGMGFELNSTPLVSSGQADSSIEQPDSGGTAVIELPAPSESESDPVPQRLHWWRMGFESDDPGRDFGDAAQLISLDSPDDPIDSADVHTTAGGAYADFDGVRERLVSEPKRQIGIADRWALSAWFRPDDLSKEMRVFTIRAEQDQPQDSIELGVRGAEPDAPIRVLARGGSGATIDDLVFPGALAPGRWVHVFAQYEAGRFVVFIDGESTDPAPGPVRFPVGPMSASPRSVSIGGDLGGTQEFNGSIHSVSLWDEWLSEDQIRDLHARGRQALELTP